The sequence below is a genomic window from Micromonospora aurantiaca ATCC 27029.
GCCCGGCGTCCGGCGGGATCGGCACGACCGCCGCCCCGGCCGTCAGCGCGCCCACCACGCCGACCACGGTCTCCAGGGTGGCGGTGGCCTCGATCGCCACCCGGTCGACGCCGCGCAGCTCGTCGGCCACCGCCGTGGCAAGGCGGCGAAGCTCCACCCAGGACACCGCCCGGCCGTCGACCCGGATCGCGTCCGGGTGCTCGTCGGTGCCCTTCGTCAGCCAGCCCAGCAGCGGCATGGTGCGATCCTCTCAGCGGCCCGGTCCGAGCCCTGCCGGGGGCCGCGACGCCGGTAGGGTCGTGGGGTACCGCCGGATCCGGGTGGGCGAGTGCGCCGCGCCGGTGGGCCGGGAGAACGGTCCTGACCGTAGTCGGGGGTCTCCGCGGCCTGCCACCCCTACCGGCCGTGGCGGTCGTGCGGGCGGGGAGGTGACATCGGTGGTCGCGAGGGCGACGGCGGCACCCGACGGTGTCCGGGCGGTGGTGCTCGACCTCGACGGGGTGCTGGTCGACAGCCTCGCCGTGGCCAGAGAGGCGTTCGCCCTCGCCTACGCCGAGGTGGTCGGCGACGGCATGGCCCCGGTCGAGGAGTACTGCCGCCACCCGGGCCGGTACCTGCCGGAGGTGCTGGAGCTGATGGGTCTGCCAGCGGCGCTCGCCGAGCCGTTCGTGCGGGAGAGCAACCGCCTTGCACACCGGGTCAGCCCGGTCGTCGGCGCGGCGGAGCTGCTGCGCACCCTGCGTCGGCGGGGGATCGGGCTCGCCGTGGCCACCGGCCGCAGCGGCGTACGCGCCCGGGACCTGCTCGGCCGGCTCGACCTGTTGCCGCTCGTCGACCACGTGGTGGGCTCGGACGAGGTGCCCCGCCCGAAGCCCGCGCCCGACATCGTACGGCGGGCGCTGCACCTGCTCGGGGCCCGGCCCGCGGAGGCGCTGATGGTCGGCGACGCGCCCAGCGACCTGGCCAGCGCGCGGGCGGCCGGGGTGACGGCGGTGGCCGCGCTGTGGGGCGAGTCCGACGAGGAGACGCTGCGCACGGCCGGCCCGGACGTCGTTCTGACCCGGCTCGACGAGTTGCTGCCGCTGTGCCCGGCACGGCGGTGACGAGCCACACCGGATCCGTGGGCGAGAAGCCGCCCGGAGCCGCCGCCCGCCCGGACGGACGCACGGACACTTGGCGTGACCGGGCGACACCCCTGTCGCCGGGCGGCACCCCTGTGGAGGATCGTTCCCCGACATCGACACCCCCGATTCGTCACCCGATCAGTTGATCGGCGCATCGGTTGCGCGGATGATGTCGGGCGTCGGTCGGCCCGGGTCCGGCCCGTTCCCGCGAACCGACGCCGCGATCAGCCGAGGGGTCCGCCCTTTCCGACGGCAAACCGCACATGAAGGAGGACCACCCCAGATGCCGGTCATCGAGGTCGATCATCTGCAGAAGCGGTACGGCGAGAAGGTCGCGGTCGACGACGTTTCCTTCACCGTCGAGCAGGGCGAGATCTTCGGCGTCCTCGGCCCGAACGGCGCCGGCAAGACGACCACGGTGGAGTGCGTGCAGGGGTTGCGCCGTCCCGACGGCGGGACCGTCCGGGTGTTCGGGCTGGACCCGGTGCGCGACCGCACCGAGGTGCGCCAGCGCGTCGGCGCCCAGCTCCAGGAGAGCCAGCTGCCGGACAAGGTGCGGGTGCGGGAGGCGCTGGACCTGTACCGGTCCTTCTACCGCAACCGGGCCGACATCGACGAGCTGCTGACCGACCTCGGCCTGGCCGAGCAGCGCAACACCTATTTCCAG
It includes:
- a CDS encoding HAD-IA family hydrolase; the encoded protein is MVARATAAPDGVRAVVLDLDGVLVDSLAVAREAFALAYAEVVGDGMAPVEEYCRHPGRYLPEVLELMGLPAALAEPFVRESNRLAHRVSPVVGAAELLRTLRRRGIGLAVATGRSGVRARDLLGRLDLLPLVDHVVGSDEVPRPKPAPDIVRRALHLLGARPAEALMVGDAPSDLASARAAGVTAVAALWGESDEETLRTAGPDVVLTRLDELLPLCPARR